Proteins encoded by one window of Chondromyces crocatus:
- a CDS encoding long-chain fatty acid--CoA ligase, protein MLAGRMMDFPLTVTHFLDRAKSLFGGVEVVSRNPDRSLSRTTYADIYRRSARLAHALTRLGVAPGDRIGTLCWNHARHLELYLAVPAMGAVVHTLNLRLHPRELGYIANHAGDRVIVVDRSLLKLFRAFKDAVKTLERVIVIGDDGEVEEADGLDYEKLLAAEADAFPWPKLDEQAAAMICYTSGTTGDPKGVIYTHRSIVLHTLACAMASVTGVRDSDTVLPVVPMFHASAWGLPYVAVATGAKQVMPGPHLDPASLLELMAAEKVTVAGGVPTIWLGMLAMLDQSPGKWDLSSMRAMLIGGSAAPPSLIDGFWRRHNLRVVHAWGMTELSPVGTMAHVKATMKLDEEADLAVRSTQGYPLLFVEQRHRGEDGELLPWDGEKMGELEVRGPWVAASYLGDEGADRWTEDGWFKTGDVVTIDAEGYVRITDRSKDVVKSGGEWISSVALENALMAHPAVLEAAVFAAKHTKWGERPLAAVVLKPGQEATKESLYGQLEGQFTKFWMPDDIVFIEQIPRTSTGKFLKTKLREQYGDYLLKQA, encoded by the coding sequence ATGCTGGCTGGACGCATGATGGATTTCCCGCTGACCGTGACGCACTTCCTCGACCGCGCGAAGAGCCTCTTCGGCGGCGTGGAGGTGGTGTCCCGGAACCCGGACCGCTCGCTGTCGAGGACGACGTACGCCGACATCTACCGCCGTTCGGCGCGGCTCGCCCACGCGTTGACGCGGCTCGGCGTGGCGCCCGGGGACCGGATCGGGACCCTGTGCTGGAACCACGCGCGGCACCTGGAGCTGTACCTGGCCGTACCGGCGATGGGCGCCGTGGTCCACACGCTGAACCTGCGGCTGCACCCCCGGGAGCTGGGGTACATCGCGAACCACGCGGGGGACCGGGTGATCGTGGTGGACCGGTCGCTGCTCAAGCTGTTCCGGGCCTTCAAGGACGCGGTGAAGACGCTGGAGCGGGTGATCGTGATCGGCGACGACGGGGAGGTCGAGGAGGCCGATGGGCTCGACTACGAGAAGCTGCTCGCGGCGGAGGCGGACGCGTTCCCGTGGCCGAAGCTCGACGAGCAGGCCGCGGCGATGATCTGTTACACGTCGGGCACGACGGGGGACCCGAAGGGGGTCATCTACACGCACCGGTCGATCGTGCTGCACACGCTGGCGTGTGCCATGGCGAGCGTGACGGGGGTCCGCGACTCGGACACGGTGCTGCCGGTGGTGCCGATGTTCCACGCGTCGGCGTGGGGGTTGCCGTACGTGGCGGTGGCGACGGGGGCGAAGCAGGTGATGCCCGGGCCGCACCTGGATCCGGCGTCGCTGCTGGAGCTGATGGCCGCCGAGAAGGTGACGGTGGCCGGCGGGGTGCCGACGATCTGGCTGGGGATGCTGGCGATGCTCGATCAGAGCCCGGGGAAGTGGGACCTGTCGTCGATGCGGGCGATGCTGATCGGGGGCTCGGCCGCACCACCGTCGCTGATCGATGGGTTCTGGCGTCGGCACAACCTGCGGGTGGTCCACGCCTGGGGGATGACGGAGCTGAGCCCGGTGGGGACGATGGCGCACGTGAAGGCGACGATGAAGCTCGACGAGGAAGCCGACCTCGCGGTGCGGTCGACGCAGGGCTACCCGCTGCTGTTCGTGGAGCAGCGGCACCGGGGCGAGGACGGGGAGCTGCTGCCCTGGGACGGGGAGAAGATGGGCGAGCTGGAGGTGCGCGGGCCGTGGGTGGCCGCGTCGTACCTGGGGGACGAGGGCGCCGATCGGTGGACCGAGGACGGGTGGTTCAAGACGGGCGACGTGGTGACCATCGACGCCGAGGGCTACGTGCGGATCACGGACCGCTCGAAGGACGTGGTGAAGTCGGGCGGGGAGTGGATCAGCTCGGTGGCGCTGGAGAACGCGCTGATGGCGCACCCGGCGGTGCTGGAGGCCGCGGTGTTCGCGGCGAAGCACACGAAGTGGGGGGAGCGTCCGCTCGCCGCGGTGGTGCTGAAGCCCGGGCAAGAGGCGACGAAGGAGTCGCTCTACGGTCAGCTCGAAGGGCAGTTCACGAAGTTCTGGATGCCGGACGACATCGTGTTCATCGAGCAGATCCCGCGGACGTCGACGGGGAAATTCCTGAAGACGAAGCTGCGTGAGCAGTACGGGGACTACCTGCTGAAGCAGGCGTAG
- a CDS encoding AAA family ATPase produces MTVTRLELLEFSAFQRAEIDCSPGINVIIGTNATGKSHAMKALYATLKVFETKEENLSIASRLAAKLANVFMPEDRAAGRIVRRKSGQRQANVRIEGSAGRIAFSLDSEPTEQPVKVEENTWKGESAAIYLPTREVLAMYEGFIAAYQDRELSFDETYFDACMALNRSALRGPRSEEAQRLTEPLERALGGKVKLQGNRFYVVDQDGEMEAHLVAEGLRKIASLAHLVNNGSLTKDGLLFWDEPEANLNPKLVKLVVELLIELGKHGVQIFLTTHDYLLSHQLSLLAEYTQHPDVPIKFFSFHREDGHGPVSVSSGATLAELRENPILEEFNRHYDFERKLFDESTESSS; encoded by the coding sequence ATGACGGTTACGCGCCTCGAACTGCTGGAATTCAGCGCCTTCCAAAGGGCCGAGATCGATTGTTCGCCCGGGATCAATGTCATCATCGGCACCAACGCGACGGGCAAGTCGCACGCGATGAAGGCGCTGTACGCCACGCTCAAGGTCTTCGAGACGAAAGAGGAGAACCTCTCCATCGCGTCGCGGCTGGCAGCGAAGCTGGCCAACGTCTTCATGCCCGAGGATCGCGCTGCCGGGCGAATCGTGCGACGCAAGTCAGGGCAACGTCAGGCAAACGTGCGCATCGAAGGCAGCGCTGGCCGCATTGCCTTCTCGCTCGACAGCGAGCCCACCGAACAGCCGGTGAAGGTGGAAGAGAACACCTGGAAGGGCGAATCCGCAGCCATCTACCTGCCCACGCGCGAGGTCCTCGCCATGTACGAAGGCTTCATCGCTGCGTACCAGGACCGCGAACTCTCGTTCGACGAGACCTACTTCGACGCCTGCATGGCACTCAACCGCAGCGCCCTTCGAGGTCCACGCTCCGAAGAAGCGCAGCGGCTCACGGAGCCCCTCGAAAGAGCGCTCGGTGGGAAGGTCAAGCTCCAGGGCAACCGCTTCTACGTCGTCGATCAGGATGGCGAGATGGAAGCCCACCTCGTCGCCGAGGGGCTTCGCAAGATCGCGAGCCTCGCCCACCTGGTGAACAACGGCTCGCTCACGAAGGACGGCCTCCTCTTCTGGGACGAACCCGAGGCCAACCTGAACCCGAAGCTGGTCAAGCTCGTCGTCGAACTCCTGATCGAGCTCGGCAAGCATGGCGTGCAGATCTTCCTGACCACCCACGACTACCTGCTGTCGCACCAGCTCTCGCTCCTCGCCGAGTACACACAGCACCCCGACGTGCCGATCAAATTCTTCAGCTTCCACCGTGAAGACGGTCACGGCCCGGTCTCCGTGTCCTCGGGCGCCACCCTGGCTGAACTCCGAGAGAACCCCATCCTCGAAGAATTCAACCGTCATTACGATTTCGAGCGGAAGCTCTTCGACGAGTCCACGGAGTCGTCGTCATGA
- a CDS encoding vWA domain-containing protein, with the protein MSSTTHSSARSDVTRSAAAGRAIEIVIAWGETVLHVAHHATPRPFDLGEARPDGRPCDCFLPEQVLGTLRLALVFHDDRGRAHLALPASAEGTLLVAGTSLTTTEARARYADHPVDGLDGAVAIPLDELDALDVDLGGVHLKLTASQPLEAHDFKPRASRRTLGLVALSALAHAAAIGAFALAPPAPPSDDEGPTADQIFLMQQYLAAASEREMEETETEEVALPGADNKEGGMGTRARGEEGSAGSPSTRTSGNRYGVRGPADAQDPHIARQHALRDAAEFGMIGLLNHGSGGDPNAPSAPWGRDVSQGANATGQGLLGGDIGDAAGTGPGIGGAGEGIGLGSIGTIGHGAGAGAGQGFGGGIGPRGRAKQGQGFGAGHGRLGGGSASPAQAYQLAGASAPPVHPELAAEAPIDPNGRFATTYRPGGGHLAAFESAVARGVVRDADREIVSDVGARYTPTFNVTPGHALGLRADLERTALPPAGGAFHLRLALRSGSDAPAARPHLSVHLVLDTSGSMEGESITRARQAAQALVDRLDPTDDFSLTTFESDATVQVPAGLVGHRRKAIQQVIAGLRAQGGTNIGEGLRLAYSQANLPGTADDAVRVVLLVSDGQASDGITARSRLARFALDAFQSGIQTSTFGIGTSYDGELMSAIASDGAGGYYYLRDPEQIAPALTTELERRLDPVASAVEVRVRLKEGVELLRVYGSRRLGEDEAVRVRTQEIAADVHAQQRDGIRANRHEDREGGMRFFMPAFSRDDSHALLFKLRAAPGVSTSSVATVELRYKDRLAKKNVTEEFPIQVRFADSDAASAATQNPSVARTVQGFAAGEALTTAALYMTRGDRAGAAALLEEREAILRQAAETLSEPLFYTDAARLARLRAQAGSTGTMGDPMVLAMLLETAGRTHLR; encoded by the coding sequence ATGTCCAGCACCACCCACTCGAGCGCCCGATCTGACGTCACCCGATCTGCTGCTGCTGGGAGAGCCATCGAGATCGTCATCGCCTGGGGCGAGACGGTCCTCCACGTCGCCCACCACGCGACCCCTCGCCCCTTCGATCTCGGCGAAGCGCGCCCCGACGGCCGCCCTTGCGACTGCTTCCTCCCCGAGCAGGTGCTCGGCACCCTGCGCCTCGCCCTCGTCTTCCACGACGACCGCGGACGCGCGCACCTCGCGCTCCCTGCCAGCGCCGAGGGCACCTTGCTCGTCGCCGGCACGTCCCTCACCACCACCGAAGCCCGTGCACGCTACGCCGACCACCCCGTCGATGGCCTCGACGGCGCCGTGGCCATCCCCCTCGACGAACTCGACGCGCTCGACGTCGACCTCGGTGGCGTCCACCTGAAGCTCACCGCCTCGCAGCCCCTCGAAGCCCACGATTTCAAGCCCCGCGCCAGCCGCCGCACGCTGGGCCTCGTCGCCCTCTCGGCCCTCGCGCACGCCGCTGCGATCGGTGCCTTCGCACTCGCGCCGCCTGCACCTCCCTCGGACGACGAGGGCCCCACCGCCGATCAGATCTTCCTGATGCAGCAGTACCTCGCCGCCGCCTCCGAGCGGGAGATGGAGGAGACGGAGACCGAGGAGGTCGCGCTCCCCGGCGCCGACAACAAGGAAGGTGGCATGGGCACCCGCGCTCGCGGCGAAGAGGGCTCTGCCGGCTCCCCGTCCACGCGCACGAGCGGCAACCGCTACGGCGTCCGCGGTCCGGCCGACGCCCAGGATCCCCACATCGCGCGGCAGCATGCCCTGCGCGACGCAGCGGAGTTCGGCATGATCGGCCTCCTCAACCACGGCAGCGGCGGCGACCCCAACGCCCCCTCCGCCCCCTGGGGCCGTGACGTCAGCCAAGGCGCAAACGCCACGGGACAGGGCCTCCTGGGTGGAGACATCGGCGATGCTGCGGGCACCGGCCCCGGCATCGGAGGCGCGGGCGAGGGCATCGGCCTCGGCAGCATCGGCACCATCGGCCATGGCGCTGGCGCTGGCGCCGGACAGGGCTTCGGCGGCGGCATCGGCCCCCGCGGTCGCGCAAAGCAAGGACAAGGCTTCGGCGCGGGCCACGGCCGCCTCGGCGGCGGCAGCGCATCGCCCGCGCAGGCCTACCAGCTCGCCGGCGCCAGCGCGCCCCCCGTCCACCCCGAGCTCGCCGCCGAGGCCCCGATCGATCCCAACGGCCGCTTCGCCACCACCTACCGCCCGGGTGGCGGCCACCTCGCCGCCTTCGAGTCCGCCGTCGCCCGCGGCGTCGTGCGTGACGCCGACCGCGAGATCGTGAGCGACGTCGGCGCCCGCTACACCCCCACCTTCAACGTCACCCCGGGCCACGCCCTCGGCCTGCGCGCCGACCTCGAACGCACCGCGCTTCCCCCGGCCGGCGGCGCCTTCCACCTTCGCCTCGCCCTGCGCTCCGGCAGCGACGCCCCCGCCGCGCGTCCCCACCTCTCCGTGCACCTCGTCCTCGACACCAGCGGCTCCATGGAAGGCGAGTCCATCACCCGCGCGCGCCAGGCCGCCCAGGCCCTCGTCGATCGCCTCGACCCCACCGACGACTTCTCGCTGACCACCTTCGAGAGCGACGCCACCGTCCAGGTCCCCGCCGGCCTCGTCGGCCATCGCCGCAAGGCCATCCAGCAAGTCATCGCGGGCCTCCGCGCCCAGGGTGGCACCAACATCGGCGAAGGCCTCCGCCTCGCGTACAGCCAGGCCAACCTCCCCGGCACCGCCGACGACGCCGTGCGCGTCGTCCTCCTCGTCTCCGACGGCCAGGCCAGCGACGGCATCACCGCCCGCAGCCGCCTCGCCCGCTTCGCGCTCGACGCCTTCCAGAGCGGCATCCAGACCAGCACCTTCGGCATCGGCACCTCGTATGACGGCGAGCTGATGAGCGCGATCGCGAGCGACGGCGCAGGCGGCTACTACTACCTGCGCGACCCCGAGCAGATCGCCCCGGCCCTCACCACCGAGCTGGAGCGCCGCCTCGATCCCGTCGCCTCCGCCGTCGAGGTCCGCGTCCGCCTCAAGGAGGGCGTCGAACTGCTCCGCGTCTACGGCTCCCGCCGCCTCGGCGAAGACGAAGCCGTGCGCGTCCGCACCCAGGAGATCGCCGCCGACGTCCACGCCCAGCAGCGCGACGGCATCCGCGCCAACCGCCACGAGGATCGCGAAGGCGGCATGCGCTTCTTCATGCCCGCCTTCTCGCGCGACGACAGCCACGCCCTGCTCTTCAAGCTGCGCGCCGCTCCTGGCGTCAGCACGTCGAGCGTCGCCACCGTGGAGCTTCGCTACAAGGACCGCCTCGCGAAGAAGAACGTCACCGAGGAGTTCCCCATCCAGGTCCGCTTCGCCGACAGCGACGCCGCGAGCGCCGCGACGCAGAACCCCTCCGTCGCCCGCACCGTGCAGGGCTTCGCCGCGGGCGAGGCCTTGACCACCGCCGCCCTGTACATGACCCGCGGCGACCGCGCCGGCGCCGCCGCCTTGCTGGAGGAGCGCGAAGCCATCCTTCGCCAGGCCGCCGAGACCCTGAGCGAGCCCCTCTTCTACACCGACGCCGCGCGCCTCGCTCGCCTCCGCGCCCAGGCTGGCTCCACCGGCACCATGGGCGATCCGATGGTGCTGGCCATGCTCCTCGAAACCGCCGGCCGCACCCACCTCCGCTGA
- a CDS encoding S8 family serine peptidase → MHRARHLPLTSLLALVMGAGALVPGGASAAWPPPPTATAADMATPQHWPNDPAYAYSSESDGQWNYYSFVPDPSGFITPRPEETASGMSIDLAWRLTTGDPRVRIAITDSGIHWDEPDLVEQVWLNHRELTSHKPRTANDDPCGGEGELAGFDCNGDGKLTVADYRDTPSLQPPPSSTSVRGDLNGNGHLDAGDLILNFSDGIDDDQNGYIDDIAGWDFFKDDNDPHDDTRYGHGTGQARDSVAQANNGIGGAGACPDCRFIPLRVGDSFIADASDFAQALAYAADNGASVVQCALGTIDNTRFTQAALDYAYKNGVLVITSMADESSRHHNHPATSNHTLPVHAIRYDGASATASSTYLDFHPCSNYGGQNFLSASGKGCSSEATGQLSGIAGLLYAASLKYSVPLSPGEAQSLLFMTADDIDKPESREQGSPYAWSQRGFDQRFGYGRVNANRAVEAIRDRRIPPAVDITSPLWFQVLYEDRVSGPIPIQGTVSARRATAYDYVVEWAPGVQPFDDAFTVLAQANNIPSTIVSGEQGPLANLELRSVQFSPEQARDPDSPRGENDRAITVRVRSVAHYGGDIGDVPGELRRTYYIHRDPTLLRGFPIHLGGSDTGSDSGEGSPKMADVDGDGIRDLVFPTAGGEVHVLRITPTGPIPLAGFPFRTAIIDGLADPASQPARPSYLTAPAYKSGDLRPDLAREAIVSSPAVDDLDGDGHVEIVVSTWPGTLYVIGHDGQPKPGWPRRLPDIPSCPLDPAAPVVTPCMSPEARITRGTFASPVLVDLDGDGALDIVQAAFDGQIHAFDAAGNDLPGFPVALHYTGPLADEPARSRILTTPAVGDFNDDGIPDLLVGSSEQLGDDGNAGAVYLVDGRGNEAPDGPILPGWPVTMTSFELFPLIGEGIPNAGAIARFDDTLATITHGQGASPLVLPARPGDQRTLTDLPANALPVQPDGTRGLALGSDFGPASTAHRPNSFLPLFAQPSVGDLDQDGVPDIVTSGGSLALAGLLQGGARIPGDHHLLAMWSGKTGAMLPGSPVVLEDYTFFNNQAIADLNDDGYPEVLTGTGGYFLRAVDACGREATGFPKFTGQWIISTPALGDLDGDGFLDVAVGTRDGWLYAWHTDAPTDTRIEWESFHHDNRNTGNLETPLTQGSSRMAATPLTPEMCAPPPTAAPPSLRPIGGCTCTAPGHDPAADSARHGSALLLPLAALTALAARRRQRRSSFRS, encoded by the coding sequence ATGCACCGCGCTCGCCACCTCCCCCTGACGAGCCTGCTGGCCCTGGTCATGGGAGCGGGCGCCCTCGTCCCCGGAGGCGCGTCCGCGGCCTGGCCTCCTCCACCGACGGCCACCGCCGCCGACATGGCCACCCCGCAGCACTGGCCCAACGATCCCGCTTATGCCTACAGCAGCGAAAGCGACGGCCAGTGGAACTACTACTCCTTCGTCCCCGACCCGAGTGGCTTCATCACCCCACGCCCGGAGGAGACCGCCTCCGGCATGTCGATCGACCTCGCCTGGCGCCTCACCACCGGCGACCCCCGCGTTCGCATCGCCATCACCGACTCCGGCATCCACTGGGACGAGCCCGACCTCGTCGAGCAGGTCTGGCTGAACCACCGCGAACTCACCAGCCACAAACCCCGCACCGCCAACGACGACCCCTGCGGTGGCGAGGGAGAACTCGCCGGCTTCGACTGCAATGGCGACGGCAAGCTCACCGTCGCCGATTACCGCGACACCCCCTCCTTGCAACCGCCACCCAGCTCCACCTCGGTGCGAGGCGACCTCAATGGCAACGGCCACCTCGACGCCGGCGACCTCATTCTGAATTTCTCCGACGGCATCGACGACGACCAGAATGGCTACATCGACGACATCGCCGGCTGGGACTTCTTCAAGGACGACAACGACCCCCACGACGACACCCGCTACGGCCACGGCACCGGCCAGGCGCGCGACTCGGTAGCCCAGGCCAACAACGGCATCGGTGGCGCCGGCGCTTGCCCGGATTGCCGTTTCATCCCCTTGCGTGTGGGCGACAGCTTCATTGCCGACGCCTCCGACTTCGCCCAGGCCCTCGCCTATGCGGCCGACAACGGCGCGAGCGTCGTCCAGTGCGCGCTCGGCACCATCGACAACACCCGCTTCACCCAGGCCGCGCTCGATTACGCCTACAAGAACGGCGTCCTCGTCATCACCTCGATGGCGGACGAGAGCTCACGCCACCACAACCACCCCGCGACCAGCAACCATACCCTCCCCGTCCACGCCATCCGGTACGACGGCGCGAGCGCCACCGCCTCCTCCACGTACCTCGACTTCCACCCCTGCTCCAACTACGGCGGCCAGAACTTCCTCTCGGCCTCGGGCAAGGGCTGCTCCAGCGAGGCCACCGGCCAGCTCTCGGGCATCGCTGGCCTCCTTTACGCCGCGTCCCTCAAGTACAGCGTCCCCCTCTCTCCCGGCGAGGCGCAGAGCCTCCTCTTCATGACCGCCGACGACATCGACAAACCGGAGTCGCGCGAGCAGGGCTCCCCGTACGCGTGGTCCCAGCGCGGCTTCGACCAGCGGTTCGGCTATGGCCGCGTCAATGCCAACCGCGCCGTCGAAGCCATTCGCGATCGACGCATCCCACCGGCCGTCGACATCACCTCCCCCCTCTGGTTCCAGGTCCTCTACGAGGACAGGGTGAGCGGCCCCATCCCGATCCAGGGCACCGTCTCCGCCCGACGCGCCACCGCGTACGATTACGTCGTGGAATGGGCCCCTGGCGTCCAGCCCTTCGACGACGCCTTCACCGTCCTCGCCCAGGCCAACAACATCCCCTCGACCATCGTCTCGGGCGAGCAAGGCCCCCTCGCCAACCTCGAACTCCGCTCGGTCCAGTTCAGCCCCGAGCAAGCCCGCGATCCCGACAGCCCCCGCGGCGAGAACGATCGCGCCATCACCGTGCGCGTCCGCTCCGTCGCCCACTACGGCGGCGACATCGGCGACGTCCCTGGCGAGCTGCGCCGCACCTATTACATCCACCGCGACCCCACCCTCCTCCGCGGCTTTCCAATCCACCTCGGCGGCAGCGACACCGGCAGCGACAGCGGCGAAGGCAGCCCCAAGATGGCCGACGTCGACGGCGACGGCATCCGCGACCTCGTCTTCCCCACCGCCGGCGGCGAAGTCCACGTCCTCCGCATCACCCCCACCGGCCCCATCCCTCTCGCCGGCTTCCCCTTCCGCACCGCGATCATCGACGGCCTCGCCGACCCCGCATCGCAACCAGCCAGGCCCTCGTACCTCACCGCGCCCGCGTACAAGTCCGGCGACCTCCGCCCCGACCTCGCCCGCGAGGCCATCGTCAGCAGCCCTGCCGTCGACGACCTCGACGGCGACGGCCACGTCGAGATCGTCGTCAGCACCTGGCCTGGCACCCTCTACGTCATCGGACACGACGGCCAGCCGAAACCCGGTTGGCCTCGCCGCCTCCCCGACATCCCCTCCTGCCCCCTCGATCCCGCGGCGCCCGTCGTCACCCCCTGCATGTCCCCCGAGGCACGCATCACGCGCGGCACCTTCGCCTCCCCCGTCCTCGTCGACCTCGACGGCGACGGCGCGCTCGACATCGTGCAGGCCGCCTTCGACGGCCAGATCCACGCCTTCGACGCCGCCGGCAACGACCTCCCTGGCTTCCCCGTCGCCCTCCACTACACCGGCCCCCTCGCCGACGAACCGGCGCGCAGCCGCATCCTCACCACCCCTGCGGTCGGCGACTTCAACGACGATGGCATCCCCGACCTCCTCGTCGGCTCCAGCGAACAGCTCGGCGACGACGGCAACGCCGGCGCCGTCTACCTCGTCGACGGCCGCGGCAACGAAGCCCCTGACGGCCCCATCCTCCCCGGCTGGCCCGTCACCATGACCTCCTTCGAGCTCTTCCCCCTCATCGGCGAAGGCATCCCCAACGCCGGCGCCATCGCCCGCTTCGACGACACCCTCGCCACCATCACCCATGGCCAGGGCGCATCCCCCCTCGTCCTCCCCGCCCGCCCTGGCGATCAGCGCACGCTCACCGACCTCCCCGCGAACGCCCTCCCCGTCCAGCCCGACGGCACCCGCGGCCTCGCCCTCGGCAGCGACTTCGGCCCCGCGTCCACCGCGCACCGCCCCAACAGCTTCCTCCCCCTCTTCGCCCAGCCCTCCGTTGGCGACCTCGATCAGGACGGCGTGCCCGACATCGTCACCTCCGGCGGCTCCCTCGCCCTCGCGGGCCTCCTCCAGGGCGGCGCCAGGATCCCGGGCGACCACCACCTCCTCGCCATGTGGAGTGGCAAGACCGGCGCCATGCTCCCCGGCTCCCCCGTCGTCCTCGAGGACTACACCTTCTTCAACAACCAGGCGATCGCCGACCTGAACGACGACGGCTACCCCGAAGTCCTCACCGGCACCGGCGGCTACTTCCTCCGCGCCGTCGACGCGTGCGGCCGCGAAGCCACCGGCTTCCCCAAGTTCACCGGCCAGTGGATCATCTCCACCCCGGCCCTCGGCGACCTCGACGGCGACGGCTTCCTCGACGTCGCCGTCGGCACCCGCGACGGCTGGCTCTACGCCTGGCACACCGACGCCCCCACCGACACCCGCATCGAGTGGGAGAGCTTCCACCACGACAACCGCAACACCGGCAACCTCGAGACCCCCCTCACCCAGGGCTCCTCGCGCATGGCCGCCACCCCCCTCACCCCGGAGATGTGCGCCCCTCCGCCGACCGCCGCTCCCCCCTCCTTGCGCCCCATCGGCGGCTGCACCTGCACCGCCCCGGGCCATGACCCTGCGGCCGACTCAGCGCGTCACGGGTCCGCGCTCCTCCTCCCCCTCGCCGCCCTGACCGCCCTCGCCGCCCGGAGACGGCAGCGGAGGTCTTCCTTCCGTTCGTAG